A genomic segment from Acidimicrobiales bacterium encodes:
- a CDS encoding diguanylate cyclase has product MTVGVLIAADKPVVRRAVRLALEAEGCHVVAECPAGRAVVEMAASCHADVVVLGWPTSGDSPVDDLRRLCETVPDARIVVTSTRPAVEEARLVLRAGADRYVDTNDLSGLVSAVTRSSPVGSARAGQGTLATDPHGPEHEGETRPLRVLVVDDDVTARRLLRLGLELGGAAVSEAASLAQARRLLVDHVDGVVLDRRLSDGDGLELLPLLAERHPEANVVVCSNMDDHAEPWFVAHVPKTDMDGVVSALGLSRRQPPSLFTDVRFGTSLPEIVARWSTRLGRELSAPPVAAVHAFVGQVVHALAVPEAPAPATGNGVVGPQDAEVTVRQLVDLREMVTAEIGRQLDSAESGAVLAAVNRELDIWILGVVGRDVERLRRQASTDALTGLLNRRAFDEALSQEVARASRYRRPFSVAMVDLDGLKLINDRDGHPAGDAALVAMATAIRRSLRLSDRAYRVGGDEFVILLPETPKRLVQGIIDRFSSEGAPAFSWGAATYLEDTDDSDTVIDLADRQLLARRRATRA; this is encoded by the coding sequence CACGCGGACGTGGTGGTGCTGGGATGGCCGACGTCGGGCGATTCGCCCGTGGACGACCTCCGCCGACTCTGCGAGACGGTTCCCGACGCCCGGATCGTCGTGACGTCGACGCGCCCGGCCGTGGAGGAGGCCCGCCTCGTGCTTCGGGCCGGGGCGGACAGGTACGTCGACACGAACGATCTTTCCGGTTTGGTCTCCGCCGTCACGCGGTCGTCGCCGGTCGGGTCGGCGAGGGCCGGTCAAGGCACCTTGGCGACGGATCCCCACGGGCCCGAGCACGAGGGCGAGACGCGCCCGTTGCGTGTGCTGGTGGTCGACGACGACGTCACAGCCCGCCGCCTGCTCCGGCTCGGCCTGGAGCTCGGTGGTGCGGCCGTCTCGGAAGCGGCGTCGCTCGCCCAGGCGCGGCGCCTGCTCGTCGACCACGTGGACGGCGTCGTGCTCGACCGCCGCCTGTCGGACGGCGACGGCCTCGAGCTGCTCCCGCTCCTGGCCGAACGCCACCCCGAGGCCAACGTCGTGGTGTGCTCGAACATGGACGACCACGCCGAGCCGTGGTTCGTCGCCCATGTTCCCAAGACCGACATGGACGGCGTCGTCAGCGCCCTCGGGCTGTCCCGCCGGCAGCCGCCGAGCTTGTTCACCGACGTCCGCTTCGGCACCTCCCTCCCCGAGATCGTGGCGCGGTGGAGCACGCGTCTCGGACGCGAGCTGAGCGCGCCGCCCGTCGCCGCCGTGCACGCATTCGTCGGCCAGGTCGTCCACGCGCTCGCCGTGCCGGAGGCCCCGGCGCCGGCCACCGGCAACGGCGTCGTCGGACCGCAGGACGCCGAGGTCACCGTCCGCCAGCTGGTCGACCTCCGGGAGATGGTCACCGCCGAGATCGGGCGCCAACTCGACAGTGCGGAGTCGGGCGCCGTCTTGGCAGCCGTCAACCGGGAGCTCGACATCTGGATCCTCGGGGTGGTTGGTCGAGACGTCGAGCGTCTGCGGAGGCAGGCATCGACCGATGCGCTCACCGGCCTGCTCAACCGCCGGGCATTCGACGAAGCCCTCTCCCAGGAGGTGGCCAGGGCGTCCCGCTACCGGCGACCGTTCAGCGTTGCGATGGTCGACCTCGACGGGCTGAAGCTCATCAACGACCGTGACGGCCATCCGGCCGGCGACGCCGCCCTCGTCGCCATGGCCACCGCCATTCGAAGGTCCCTGCGGCTCAGCGACCGCGCCTACCGGGTGGGGGGCGACGAGTTCGTCATCCTCCTGCCCGAGACCCCGAAGCGCCTCGTCCAGGGCATCATCGACCGCTTCTCGTCCGAGGGAGCGCCGGCGTTCAGCTGGGGCGCCGCCACGTACCTCGAGGACACCGACGACAGCGACACGGTCATCGACCTCGCCGACCGCCAGCTTCTCGCCCGCCGCCGGGCCACGCGGGCCTGA